From one Marinobacter sp. LV10MA510-1 genomic stretch:
- the csy1 gene encoding type I-F CRISPR-associated protein Csy1 has translation MDNLNPLAETIKTFIADRLTTKLDAFDKDAVKQRANAEPGVAIALEQKLQEKRAELVAYFQPQNWLTEAAKRAGQISMVTHAPKYTHSDTRGMGVFLQPNEGATEIKTSAYLHSQSLDELEPDVVGNAAALDVARLLQQSSDGHSLLAEIASGESSALEQLAADNQQYQSWLHGLKAALHDKELKSGQLSKQLYFPVEDGYHLISPLYASSLNQKLYIKITNSFYSESSKSIREARKKGRYCADDAVRFPNIAVQSFGGTKPQNISQLNTGRYGRGFLLSSQPPAWNTQINTPSGSKHSFWRQYDRRAWRTVKSLRDYLERIAKRTSTVERRDRRAAMVDELVDILLICAAEVQQLHAQRGWSAETDLSFAEQLWLDPYRTELDEEFKQQRAKNDWQSDIARQFATWLNSRLSYKTTLSGFSDAEFQEWNRLLEKKLLLLKDDLEAGR, from the coding sequence ATGGATAACCTAAACCCACTGGCCGAAACAATAAAGACGTTTATTGCAGACCGTCTGACCACCAAATTGGATGCGTTCGACAAAGATGCTGTTAAGCAGCGCGCAAATGCAGAGCCTGGCGTCGCCATCGCGCTTGAACAGAAACTGCAAGAAAAACGCGCTGAACTTGTAGCCTACTTCCAACCGCAAAACTGGCTTACCGAAGCCGCAAAACGCGCAGGCCAGATCAGCATGGTGACCCATGCGCCCAAATATACCCACTCAGACACCAGGGGAATGGGCGTATTTCTTCAGCCCAACGAGGGCGCTACTGAAATAAAGACCAGCGCATATCTGCATTCACAGTCACTTGACGAACTGGAGCCAGACGTAGTTGGCAACGCCGCAGCGTTGGACGTCGCGCGACTTTTGCAACAGTCGTCAGATGGACACTCGTTGTTGGCGGAAATCGCATCGGGTGAAAGCTCGGCACTTGAGCAATTAGCAGCGGATAACCAGCAGTATCAGTCCTGGTTACATGGATTAAAGGCAGCGCTTCACGATAAAGAGCTAAAAAGTGGCCAGTTATCCAAGCAGCTCTACTTCCCCGTTGAGGACGGGTATCACCTGATTAGCCCGCTGTACGCCTCGTCACTCAATCAGAAGCTCTACATCAAGATAACCAATAGTTTTTACTCCGAATCGTCTAAAAGTATCCGCGAAGCTCGCAAAAAAGGCCGTTATTGTGCCGACGACGCGGTGCGCTTTCCGAACATAGCGGTCCAAAGTTTCGGTGGGACCAAGCCGCAAAATATTTCCCAGTTAAATACCGGCCGCTACGGCCGCGGTTTTCTACTGTCCTCACAACCGCCAGCCTGGAATACTCAAATCAACACGCCCTCCGGAAGCAAACACTCATTCTGGCGGCAGTACGATCGCCGTGCCTGGCGAACGGTGAAAAGTCTGCGTGATTATCTGGAGCGAATTGCCAAGCGCACCAGTACTGTAGAACGCCGTGATCGGCGGGCTGCAATGGTAGACGAGCTGGTCGATATTCTGTTGATTTGCGCCGCAGAGGTACAACAACTGCACGCTCAGCGCGGCTGGAGCGCCGAAACAGATTTGAGCTTTGCAGAACAACTTTGGCTCGACCCTTACAGAACTGAGCTGGACGAAGAATTCAAACAACAACGGGCGAAAAACGACTGGCAAAGCGATATCGCTCGCCAGTTTGCAACCTGGCTAAACAGTCGCCTCAGTTATAAAACAACGTTGAGTGGTTTTAGCGATGCGGAGTTCCAGGAATGGAATCGGCTTTTAGAGAAAAAACTGCTGCTGCTAAAAGACGATCTGGAGGCAGGCCGATGA